Sequence from the Candidatus Paceibacter sp. genome:
TTGAAGGAAGTTTTGTCAAACCTCCGATGTTAAATCCGATGTCTTTGTCTTTTGCAAAAGAAGCGATTGATTTTTATTCAAAGATTCTTAAAAAAGTTAATCCATCTGTAATAAACGAAAGGCAAAAATTAATAAATTTTTATGGCGGAGAACCTCTTCTTAATCGCGAAGTTTTTGAGAAATCCGTCACTTACATTAATGGATTGATGAATGATGGCATCCTTCCTAATGATACTAGGCTTTCTTTGAATACGAACGGGACCGTTATGGATAATAAACTAGCAAGGTTCATAACTAAGAATAAAATTGAAGTGGGTGTGTCCATTGACGGTCCCCGATTAATTCATGATCTCAATCGAAGATATATTAATGGCAAGGGGACTTTTAGAAAAGCAGTAACGGCTTTTAAAATGTTGCAAGATGCGGGTGCTAATGTTGGTGTTTCTTGCACTGTTTCAGAGCGTACGGTTGATGAAATGCCAGAAATTTTAAACTGGCTAATTAATGACATGGGAATAAAGGGCATGGGTTTTAATCCATTGATTGAATACAGGGGTTTTAAGATAGCTGATGATGCTTATGCCATTAAAATTGCGGAAAATCTAATAAAATGTTTTAAAATCGCACGCGATAAAAACATTTATGAAGATCGGATGATGAGAAAAGTTAAGGCATTTGTCATTGGATATTTTTATGACAGAGATTGCTCGGCAATAGGCCGCCAGATTGTCTTTGGTCCGAATGAAACAGTGGGCGTGTGTATGACATACTATGCCTCCGGGAAATATTTTGTAAGATTTGATAAGCATTTTGATCCCTTTACAAACCCTGTTTGGATTGAATGGGGCAAGAGGATGCCCCTAAACATGCCGAAATGTTTAGGGTGTGAAGCGCTCGGTATTTGCGGAGGCGGGTGTCCGTTCAACGCCGATATGAGAAATGGCGGCATTTGGGAGTTGGATGATTTTTTCTGCGAACACTCTAAAAAAACATTGGAGTGGCTTATTTGGGAGCTGTTTGATTTAATGGAAAAATAATTCAAATTTTAACAGAGGGGCAATTACTTCTTTTGATTGCCCCTTTCAATTTTATCTTAATAAACATATAATATAATAAAATGTTAAATCTAAATTTTTTATACAATCGAGAAAAAGATGCCCTTAATTGGGTAAATACGGCCAAAGACACCAACCCTCCTTTTGGCTTTTCTTATGAGACGAGTGTTGCGCCAATACCAGAAAATTTATTAAAAGAAATAACAGCATTGGATGAAAAAGAAGCTATTGAAAAAGTTTTGAAGTATTTTTCTGGAAATATAGGCAACAAAAGACAAGAACTAAAGGAAGAATTTATTGATTATTACATTAAGGCTCTTGATAGTCACTGGCAAAAACATGGAGAAGAACTTTCAAAAAAAATAGAAAAAATATTCGGAAAATTCAAAACTCAACAATGCGATGTTTTTCTTACAACACTGTATGTTTGTGATTATAATTACAAAGAAAAATATTTTTA
This genomic interval carries:
- a CDS encoding radical SAM protein, translated to MLLSRYSHSFSKNEHVALYNALNHEVVFFSKSLWQKFNKNFCNNDYSSMPKTILNKLIKGGFLISNYSEDYKNLEQKRKESSEPCINNMYLLLNEGCNLACSYCFFEGSFVKPPMLNPMSLSFAKEAIDFYSKILKKVNPSVINERQKLINFYGGEPLLNREVFEKSVTYINGLMNDGILPNDTRLSLNTNGTVMDNKLARFITKNKIEVGVSIDGPRLIHDLNRRYINGKGTFRKAVTAFKMLQDAGANVGVSCTVSERTVDEMPEILNWLINDMGIKGMGFNPLIEYRGFKIADDAYAIKIAENLIKCFKIARDKNIYEDRMMRKVKAFVIGYFYDRDCSAIGRQIVFGPNETVGVCMTYYASGKYFVRFDKHFDPFTNPVWIEWGKRMPLNMPKCLGCEALGICGGGCPFNADMRNGGIWELDDFFCEHSKKTLEWLIWELFDLMEK